A window from Gottschalkiaceae bacterium SANA encodes these proteins:
- the abc-f_1 gene encoding ABC-F type ribosomal protection protein produces the protein MKTIFACDQIKMTIGDRVILNGISFQINEGDCIGIVGDNGAGKTTLMKMITKELVPDAGRVIWHWKDIRIGYLRQSVEQELENWDQLSGGERTKKRLIQIWESSPQLLLLDEPTNHLDQAGVQWLIRELNRFQGTIMLISHDRYFLDQVVNRIIEIKRGESEGYRGNYSQYREEKNRRWESLSHQYREEEKERMKIEREIRQLRTWSAKGHRDSTKKDGLKEKYRTRAKKKDKRVKAQIYRLEKLKGQGLKKPVEEQKISFEFAAEARGGKRIIEARDVTKRFGEKIIFKKSSFTILSGERIGLIGPNGCGKTTLIRSLLGEFDLDEGKLHLSPSAKAAVLHQDVLDLEEEKTVLGFFDSHDRERRGKLQTLLTNMGFSKTMMNQKLGSLSLGERTRLKVAEMIVKENNLLILDEPTNHLDLHSREMLEKTLMIYTGTLIVVSHDRYFLEKLCEKLLVFEDGKIQKIEMNYREYLARTEKNVVREGCETEESLRIENQIAEVLSRLSLAKPESEEYRAMDEAFQKLLRKKRESI, from the coding sequence ATGAAAACTATTTTTGCCTGTGATCAAATAAAAATGACAATTGGAGACCGCGTGATCTTAAATGGTATTTCGTTTCAGATCAATGAAGGTGATTGTATTGGAATAGTAGGAGACAATGGGGCTGGAAAGACGACGTTGATGAAGATGATTACGAAAGAACTTGTGCCGGATGCAGGACGAGTGATTTGGCATTGGAAGGATATTCGGATTGGATATCTGCGTCAATCGGTTGAACAGGAGTTAGAAAACTGGGATCAATTGAGTGGAGGAGAGCGAACAAAAAAGAGGCTGATACAGATATGGGAAAGCTCCCCGCAATTGCTTTTGTTGGATGAACCGACGAATCATTTGGATCAAGCGGGGGTGCAGTGGTTGATTCGAGAGTTGAATCGGTTTCAAGGAACGATCATGTTGATCTCTCATGATCGATACTTTTTGGATCAGGTGGTTAATCGAATCATAGAGATTAAAAGGGGAGAATCAGAAGGGTATCGGGGAAACTATAGCCAATATCGAGAGGAAAAGAATCGCCGTTGGGAAAGTCTGAGCCATCAATACCGAGAAGAGGAAAAGGAGAGAATGAAAATTGAACGCGAAATTCGGCAATTGAGAACTTGGTCTGCCAAGGGCCATCGCGATTCGACTAAAAAGGACGGGTTAAAAGAAAAATATCGTACGCGAGCTAAGAAGAAGGACAAGCGGGTGAAAGCGCAGATTTATCGGTTGGAAAAACTCAAAGGTCAAGGCTTGAAAAAACCGGTGGAGGAACAAAAAATTTCATTTGAATTTGCTGCAGAGGCGAGGGGAGGAAAGCGGATCATTGAGGCGAGGGACGTGACAAAACGCTTTGGGGAAAAGATCATCTTTAAGAAGTCTTCTTTCACCATTCTTTCGGGGGAACGGATTGGATTGATTGGTCCCAACGGGTGCGGGAAGACAACGCTGATTCGGAGCCTGCTGGGGGAATTCGATTTGGATGAAGGAAAATTGCATCTAAGTCCATCGGCTAAGGCAGCGGTTCTTCATCAGGATGTATTGGATTTGGAGGAAGAGAAAACGGTATTGGGATTTTTTGATTCGCATGATCGCGAGAGGCGAGGCAAGCTGCAGACCTTGCTTACCAATATGGGTTTTTCCAAGACCATGATGAACCAAAAGCTAGGAAGCTTAAGCTTGGGAGAGAGAACGCGGCTGAAGGTTGCGGAGATGATTGTAAAAGAGAATAACTTGTTGATCTTAGACGAGCCGACCAATCATTTGGACCTACATAGCCGGGAGATGTTGGAAAAAACATTGATGATATATACGGGTACCTTGATTGTGGTGTCCCATGACCGATACTTTCTTGAGAAACTTTGTGAGAAGTTGCTGGTTTTTGAGGATGGTAAGATCCAAAAAATTGAAATGAATTATCGTGAGTATCTGGCACGAACGGAAAAAAACGTGGTAAGGGAGGGCTGTGAGACCGAGGAAAGTCTGAGAATTGAAAATCAGATTGCTGAGGTTTTGTCACGGCTATCTCTGGCCAAGCCTGAGTCAGAAGAATATCGAGCTATGGATGAAGCTTTTCAAAAACTTCTGCGGAAAAAAAGGGAAAGTATTTAA
- a CDS encoding peptide deformylase — protein sequence MAKREILILGNEKLYEISRPLSIVAREEMEGVAEDLEDTLETFRLEKGFGRAIAAPQIGASVRMIFMKLDEVKKVFINPCMEVLDEETFELWDDCMSFPGLEVKVLRYRSICVTYRDLDWKIQSEVFEGDLSELFQHEFDHLNGVLAVQRAVDMQAFRMKSAE from the coding sequence ATGGCAAAGCGTGAGATTTTGATTCTTGGCAATGAAAAGCTCTATGAAATTAGCAGACCACTTTCTATAGTCGCACGTGAAGAGATGGAGGGTGTTGCTGAGGATTTAGAAGATACCCTAGAGACTTTTCGGCTAGAGAAGGGGTTTGGCCGTGCCATAGCAGCACCGCAGATTGGGGCATCCGTGCGCATGATATTCATGAAACTCGATGAAGTGAAAAAAGTCTTTATCAATCCATGCATGGAAGTCTTGGATGAGGAGACCTTTGAACTCTGGGACGACTGTATGAGTTTTCCGGGGCTCGAAGTGAAGGTCTTGCGATATCGGTCGATTTGTGTGACTTATCGCGATTTGGACTGGAAGATTCAGTCGGAGGTCTTTGAAGGTGATTTATCTGAACTATTTCAGCATGAATTTGATCATTTGAATGGTGTTTTGGCCGTGCAACGAGCCGTCGATATGCAAGCGTTTCGGATGAAATCAGCAGAGTAG
- a CDS encoding ABC-F family ATP-binding cassette domain-containing protein: MIVQLKEVSKSFGATSVLREMNMTIAKGEKIGIVGANGAGKTTIFHLITGKLSHDSGQVMANRKLSYGIVSQVSDVNPENTVVEECRIAFFRALEAEKEMKRLERAMADQRVYSDEIKLSQVMEQHEEMLVTYTEAGGFEMEGRIIGVLRGLGFKESCWENRTDTLSGGEKTKLTLAKLLLSRPDLLLLDEPTNHLDFRALAWLENFIREYEGTIALISHDRYFLNACVKIIYEIERGTAIRYAGNYTYFVKQRGANRAQYRKQYVAQQREIKRLETYVEKNIARASTSRMAKSRRKSLEKIERLESPLGDLRKMSLAFEMEKKSRENVLVFEDGVITVGDEDVRIPLLSNVNFHLKQGERMAVIGENGIGKSTLLKTLVGDHPLDGGSFTWGEDTEVGYYDQEHVALNGKNTIFEELLQMVPGISLQKVRTLLGQLLFPQDEAFKKISALSGGEKSRVVLAKLVLSRGNVLLLDEPTNHLDLPSKAILEKALRDYQGTLLFVSHDRYFINRVATRVMVLTKSGIEVHQGNYDRYLEKTGQSENREKKNGKR; this comes from the coding sequence ATGATTGTACAATTAAAAGAGGTATCAAAAAGCTTTGGTGCGACGAGCGTACTGAGAGAAATGAATATGACGATCGCCAAGGGTGAGAAGATTGGGATCGTTGGCGCTAATGGGGCGGGGAAAACAACGATCTTTCATTTAATTACGGGAAAACTGTCTCATGATTCGGGTCAGGTGATGGCCAATCGAAAACTGAGTTATGGGATAGTCTCGCAGGTGAGCGATGTAAACCCGGAAAACACAGTAGTCGAGGAGTGCCGAATAGCGTTCTTTCGAGCCTTAGAAGCGGAAAAGGAAATGAAGCGTCTTGAACGAGCAATGGCAGACCAAAGAGTCTATTCCGATGAAATTAAGCTTTCTCAGGTTATGGAGCAACATGAAGAGATGCTTGTGACTTACACGGAAGCTGGTGGATTTGAGATGGAAGGTCGAATCATTGGGGTGCTGAGGGGCTTGGGGTTTAAGGAGTCTTGTTGGGAAAATAGAACCGATACCTTAAGTGGTGGAGAAAAAACGAAACTTACCTTGGCAAAGCTTTTGTTGTCACGTCCCGATCTGCTCTTGCTGGATGAACCAACAAATCATCTGGATTTTCGCGCCCTAGCGTGGCTAGAAAATTTCATTCGAGAGTATGAGGGAACCATCGCACTCATTTCTCATGACCGTTACTTTTTAAATGCCTGTGTGAAAATTATCTATGAGATTGAACGAGGGACAGCAATTCGATATGCTGGTAATTACACTTATTTTGTGAAACAGCGAGGCGCAAATCGCGCTCAATACCGCAAACAATATGTCGCGCAGCAACGCGAGATCAAGAGGCTTGAAACCTATGTGGAAAAGAATATCGCGCGGGCTTCTACCTCTCGCATGGCAAAGAGTCGAAGAAAATCTCTAGAAAAAATAGAGCGGTTGGAATCACCCTTAGGGGATCTAAGGAAAATGAGTTTAGCCTTCGAGATGGAAAAGAAATCTCGTGAAAATGTACTTGTCTTTGAGGATGGTGTTATTACGGTAGGGGATGAGGATGTGCGTATTCCCTTGTTGTCAAATGTCAATTTTCATTTGAAGCAAGGCGAACGGATGGCGGTAATTGGAGAAAATGGAATTGGGAAATCAACCCTATTGAAAACCCTAGTGGGAGACCACCCTTTGGATGGCGGGTCATTTACCTGGGGAGAAGATACAGAAGTCGGGTATTACGACCAAGAGCATGTCGCCCTGAATGGAAAAAATACGATATTCGAGGAATTGTTGCAGATGGTTCCCGGTATTTCACTACAAAAGGTGCGAACCCTTCTGGGACAATTGTTGTTTCCTCAGGATGAGGCCTTTAAGAAGATCAGCGCCCTAAGCGGGGGAGAAAAATCCCGTGTTGTTTTGGCGAAGCTGGTATTGAGTCGCGGCAATGTCCTTTTGCTCGATGAACCGACCAACCACTTGGATCTACCGAGCAAGGCGATTCTTGAGAAAGCCCTTCGGGATTACCAGGGAACCCTGCTTTTTGTGTCCCATGATCGATACTTTATCAATCGAGTAGCAACTCGTGTAATGGTTCTAACCAAGTCGGGGATTGAAGTTCATCAGGGGAATTATGATCGATATCTGGAGAAGACTGGGCAAAGCGAGAACAGGGAGAAGAAAAATGGAAAGAGATAA
- a CDS encoding DNA-3-methyladenine glycosylase 2 produces MERKSCQIARETKDKNYDGKFYFGVKTTGIFCRPSCPAPLAKEENVVYFDTVFEAINDGFRPCLRCRPDLQVEYAVQNIDGSLLVNDALKLIYEGFLFEHSIKDLAETLYISDRQLRKLFVEHIGVSPVKVAKFHKALFARKLLQNSDLSITRVATASGFGSIRQFNQVFQEVFGRTPTMARRGVDLVDEAEGPRLFLPYHPPFDFAGMLSFFRARAIAGIELIDEKSYRRTFRIVEMEGILSITDCPEASALEVQVASEDIRVLMAIYGRVRRMFDLDVNLQAISDRLGKDETLQRGMKDGVPPRLPVAFDPFEHTIRAVLGQQITVKAATTLAGRLAARAGMKTVGYPEGLDYFFPRPEELTGLALDGLGITNTRQQTVKNVAVALLDGVFHLRSNQSLDQFRKEFSSVKGIGEWTVQYVAMRGLGMVNSFPAKDLGIIKALMTGQEKPKEKEILKRAELWSPYRAYAAICLWNSNMKSQGE; encoded by the coding sequence ATGGAACGAAAAAGCTGTCAAATTGCACGCGAAACCAAGGATAAGAACTACGATGGGAAATTCTATTTTGGGGTGAAAACAACGGGGATTTTCTGTCGACCTTCTTGTCCGGCACCCCTTGCAAAGGAAGAAAATGTTGTTTACTTTGATACGGTTTTTGAAGCAATCAACGATGGGTTTCGACCCTGTCTCAGGTGTCGACCTGATTTACAGGTTGAGTATGCGGTTCAGAATATTGACGGTTCATTGTTGGTCAATGATGCATTGAAATTGATCTATGAGGGTTTTTTATTTGAGCACTCTATTAAAGACTTGGCCGAGACACTTTACATTTCTGATCGGCAATTGAGGAAATTATTTGTTGAGCATATTGGGGTTTCTCCTGTGAAGGTTGCAAAATTTCATAAAGCGTTATTTGCTCGAAAACTGTTGCAAAACTCGGATTTGTCGATTACCCGGGTTGCAACGGCGTCGGGTTTTGGTTCGATTCGTCAATTTAATCAGGTGTTTCAAGAGGTATTTGGACGAACGCCTACCATGGCGAGAAGAGGGGTGGATCTGGTGGATGAAGCTGAAGGACCTCGACTATTTTTACCCTATCACCCCCCTTTTGATTTTGCAGGCATGCTCTCTTTCTTCCGAGCGCGTGCGATTGCTGGGATTGAATTAATTGATGAAAAATCCTATCGGCGCACCTTTCGAATTGTAGAGATGGAGGGCATTCTTTCAATCACAGATTGTCCGGAAGCATCTGCTTTGGAAGTGCAAGTTGCGAGCGAAGATATTCGTGTGCTGATGGCGATCTACGGTCGCGTTCGACGCATGTTTGATTTGGATGTGAACTTGCAGGCCATATCGGACCGATTGGGAAAAGATGAAACCTTGCAGCGTGGTATGAAGGATGGAGTGCCACCACGGCTTCCTGTTGCCTTTGATCCTTTTGAGCATACAATTCGTGCGGTGCTGGGTCAGCAAATTACTGTGAAGGCAGCAACAACCTTGGCTGGGCGACTGGCGGCGAGAGCGGGTATGAAGACCGTTGGTTATCCAGAAGGATTGGACTATTTCTTTCCAAGGCCAGAAGAGCTGACTGGCCTAGCACTGGATGGACTTGGAATTACAAACACCAGGCAGCAGACGGTAAAAAATGTAGCAGTCGCTTTGCTTGACGGGGTATTTCATCTGCGGTCCAATCAATCCTTGGATCAATTTCGCAAGGAATTTTCATCGGTAAAAGGGATTGGAGAGTGGACTGTACAGTATGTTGCTATGCGGGGACTTGGCATGGTGAACAGTTTTCCAGCTAAGGATTTGGGGATTATCAAGGCACTAATGACGGGCCAAGAAAAGCCCAAGGAAAAAGAAATTTTAAAGCGAGCGGAGTTGTGGTCGCCATATCGCGCCTATGCTGCGATTTGTTTGTGGAATTCCAATATGAAGAGCCAAGGAGAATAG